One segment of Salvelinus fontinalis isolate EN_2023a chromosome 42, ASM2944872v1, whole genome shotgun sequence DNA contains the following:
- the LOC129841270 gene encoding P2X purinoceptor 3-like: MWTCITDFFTYETTKSVVVKSWTIGIINRVVQLLIITYFIGWVFVYEKAYQIRDTAIESSVMTKVKGFGLYNNRVMDVAEYVTPSQGASVFCIITKLIITENQVQGYCPESEMKYKCTHDNNCTKFLNKPGGNGLPTGRCVRFSDTLNTCEIRGWCQAEIDYIKTHPMMEVENFTIFIKNSIRFPLFNFTKGNFLPTITPQYIKACNFDHENNTYCPIFRVGDVIRYAHQNFTTLAQKGGVIGIKIGWMCDLDKSEDECNPSYSFTRLDAMSEKNSVSPGYNFRYAKYYKMDNGTDYRTLLKAYAIRFDVLVNGNAGKFNMIPTLINMVAAFTSVGVGTVLCDIILLNFLKGAEQYKAKKFEEVSDTQIENSLSSNGLYRSREFIGVEKQSNDSGAFSIGQYG, translated from the exons GTGGGTGTTTGTGTATGAGAAGGCGTACCAGATCAGAGACACGGCTATAGAGTCGTCTGTCATGACCAAAGTCAAAGGCTTTGGACTGTACAACAACCGAGTCATGGACGTAGCTGAGTACGTCACCCCCTCTCAG GGGGCTTCTGTGTTCTGCATCATCACCAAACTCATCATCACAGAGAACCAGGTGCAGGGATACTGTCCCGAA AGTGAGATGAAATACAAGTGTACGCACGACAACAACTGCACTAAGTTCCTCAACAAGCCTGGGGGAAATG GTCTTCCGACGGGCAGGTGTGTACGTTTCAGCGACACCCTTAACACCTGTGAGATCAGAGGCTGGTGCCAGGCGGAGATCGATTACATCAAGAC GCATCCTATGATGGAGGTGGAGAACTTCACCATCTTCATCAAGAACAGCATTCGTTTCCCCCTCTTCAACTTCACCAA gggtAACTTCCTGCCCACTATCACCCCTCAGTACATCAAGGCGTGTAACTTTGACCATGAGAACAACACCTACTGCCCCATCTTCAGGGTGGGGGACGTCATCCGCTATGCACACCAGAACTTCACCACGCTGGCACAGAAG GGAGGGGTGATAGGTATAAAGATCGGCTGGATGTGTGACCTAGACAAGTCAGAGGATGAGTGTAACCCCTCCTATTCCTTCACCCGGCTGGACGCCATGTCGGAGAAGAACAGCGTCTCCCCCGGGTACAACTTCAG GTATGCTAAGTACTACAAGATGGACAACGGGACAGATTACCGTACTCTGCTCAAGGCCTATGCCATCAGGTTTGATGTGCTGGTCAATGGAAAT GCAGGGAAGTTTAACATGATCCCGACTCTGATCAACATGGTAGCTGCCTTTACGTCAGTTGGAGTG GGCACCGTGCTTTGTGACATTATACTCTTGAACTTCCTGAAGGGAGCAGAGCAATACAAGGCCAAGAAGTTTGAGGAG GTATCAGACACGCAGATCGAGAACTCCTTATCCAGCAATGGGCTGTATCGGAGTAGGGAATTCATTGGAGTAGAGAAGCAGTCAAACGACTCAGGGGCCTTTTCCATTGGGCAATACGGCTAA